One stretch of Zingiber officinale cultivar Zhangliang chromosome 6B, Zo_v1.1, whole genome shotgun sequence DNA includes these proteins:
- the LOC121988505 gene encoding profilin-like produces the protein MSWQTYVDDHLLCDIDGQQLKAAAILGHDGSIWAVSPSFPQFKPEEISAIIADFNEPGTLAPTGLFLGGSKYMVIQGETGVVIRGKKGTGGITIKKTNLALIIGIYDEPMTGGQCNMVVERLGDYLYDLGF, from the exons ATGTCGTGGCAAACGTACGTCGACGATCATCTTCTTTGCGATATCGATGGCCAGCAGCTCAAGGCCGCGGCAATCCTCGGCCACGACGGGAGCATCTGGGCCGTGAGCCCTTCCTTCCCTCAG TTCAAACCTGAAGAGATTTCTGCAATCATAGCTGACTTTAATGAACCTGGAACTCTTGCGCCAACTGGATTATTTCTTGGTGGATCGAAGTACATGGTTATCCAAGGCGAGACAGGTGTTGTCATTCGAGGGAAGAAG GGCACTGGTGGCATCACTATTAAGAAAACCAACCTTGCTTTGATAATCGGTATATACGACGAGCCGATGACCGGTGGTCAGTGCAACATGGTTGTTGAGAGGCTTGGTGATTATCTTTATGATCTTGGTTTTTGA
- the LOC121988501 gene encoding deSI-like protein At4g17486, whose product MGSAFSSVSLSNDEASFTPVVLNVYDLTPLNNYVHWLGFGIFHSGIEVHGLEYGFGAHDFPTSGVFEVDPKTCPGFLYRCSIVLGHTNLPPAEFRTFIESVASEYHGDTYHLISKNCNHFTDDVSKRLTGRQIPQWVNRLAGLGALCNCLLPESLRLPAVKHEYQGLSEDGSESFPVITTTMHELQESDNADQDKHLLSPSGGEVTIIKEVHR is encoded by the exons ATGGGCTCCGCCTTCTCCTCGGTGTCGCTGTCAAACGACGAGGCCTCCTTCACCCCTGTCGTTCTCAACGTCTACGACCTCACCCCGTTGAACAACTACGTGCACTGGCTCGGCTTCGGCATCTTCCATTCCGGCATCGAGG TCCATGGGTTGGAGTACGGGTTTGGAGCCCATGATTTTCCCACAAGTGGAGTGTTTGAGGTGGATCCAAAGACCTGCCCTGGGTTCCTCTACAGATGCTCCATCGTGTTGGGTCATACAAATCTGCCTCCAGCAGAATTCCGTACATTCATAGAAAGTGTGGCTTCAGAGTACCACGGAGACACTTACCACCTCATTTCGAAAAATTGCAATCACTTCACGGATGATGTTAGTAAGAGGCTGACAGGTAGACAGATTCCACAGTGGGTTAACAGGCTCGCGGGATTAG GTGCACTTTGTAATTGTCTTCTCCCTGAAAGCCTTCGTTTGCCAGCCGTCAAGCACGAATATCAGGGTTTATCAG AGGATGGGTCAGAATCCTTTCCAGTCATTACCACAACAATGCATGAACTGCAGGAGAGTGACAATGCCGATCAAGACAAACATCTTTTATCGCCCTCTGGCGGGGAGGTTACTATCATCAAAGAGGTTCACAGGTGA